In a genomic window of Phyllostomus discolor isolate MPI-MPIP mPhyDis1 chromosome 5, mPhyDis1.pri.v3, whole genome shotgun sequence:
- the H6PD gene encoding GDH/6PGL endoplasmic bifunctional protein isoform X1, producing MLDSGEKPATRLPGLLLDTTTSLGHSCVSQGSPYDAQQRPGRETGCGWEGGPATSPPLLLQNAADLKELGTRSEAPSAPPGTARSQGAWSRLRLRLRLELPALSRCCARACTLPGASRARAPRTRGPLCARARAQKPPRCEALGAALPGRGRAVGLNLASRPPHPPPRSLCPVPLVKPDRASGAGPRDAHLSGQPRPAEDDARGPGLSPGSSAPLNAPPRRSAEQRPALTAKTKHPGHPGFRKMLPVAVWVALLGCLQAQELQGHVSIILLGATGDLAKKYLWQGLFQLYLDEAGKGHHFSFHGAALTAPEQGQGVLAKVLESLSCPKDVAPDRCAELKGQFQRLSQYRQLKTPEDYLALSKDIEALVQREGLREAGRIFYFSVPPFAYADIARSINSSCRPGPDAWLRVVLEKPFGHDYLSAQQLAEELGSFFQEEEMYRVDHYLGKQAVAQILPFRDQNRKALDGLWNRHHVERVEVVLKETLDAEGRTSFYEEYGVIRDVLQNHLTEILTLVAMELPRDASSSTAVLQHKLQAFRALRGLRRGSAVLGQYQAYSEQVRRELHKPDGFQSLTPTFAGILVHVDNLRWEGVPFILMSGKALDERVGYVRVLFKNRAFCAQSEKQWVGDRSRCLPQQIVFYIGHGELGSPAVLVSRTLFRPTLPAGSWKELEARPGLQLFGHPLSDFYAYGPVREQDAYSTLISHIFRGRKDSFITTENLLASWVFWTPLLEGLAHEAPRLYPGGAENGHLLDFEFRGSELAFCLQQPEQLVPGPGSAPPRPSDFQVLQATYRDSPLVSAWPEELIAKLADDIEAAAAKAVQRFGQFHLALSGGSSPVALFQQLAAGHYGFPWAHTHLWLVDERCVPPWDPESNFQGLQTHLLRHVWVPHYNVHPMPVHLRQRLCAEEDRGAQAYAEEISALVTNGSFDLVLLGMGTDGHTASLFPQSPTGLDGEQLVVLTESPVKPHHRMSLSLPLINRARKVAVLVMGKLKRDITLLVSRVGRQPKKWPISGVLPDSGQLVWYMDYEAFLG from the exons ATGCTGGATTCTGGGGAGAAGCCAGCAACCAGgctccctggcctcctcctcGACACGACCACTTCCCTCGGCCACTCGTGTGTCTCACAAGGCAGCCCCTACGATGCACAGCAGCGCCCCGGGCGGGAGACCGGCTGCGGTTGGGAGGGAGGACCGGCCACTAGCCCGCCCCTGTTGCTCCAGAATGCAGCGGATCTGAAGGAACTAGGAACTCGTTCGGAGGCCCCGTCTGCTCCTCCGGGGACTGCCCGGAGCCAGGGGGCGTGGTCTCGTCTGCGTCTCCGCCTCCGCCTTGAGCTCCCGGCTCTGTCCCGCTGCTGTGCGCGCGCGTGCACCTTGCCTGGGGCCTCCCGCGCGCGCGCGCCCCGGACCAGGGGACCcctgtgcgcgcgcgcgcgcgcgcagaAGCCGCCTCGGTGTGAGGCCCTGGGAGCCGCGCTTCCGGGCAGGGGAAGGGCGGTGGGGCTGAACTTGGCCtcacgccccccccaccccccaccccgctctctGTGCCCGGTTCCGCTGGTGAAACCCGATCGCGCATCAGGCGCGGGGCCGCGTGACGCGCACCTGTCGGGTCAGCCCAGGCCCGCGGAAGACGATGCGCGGGGCCCCGGCCTGAGCCCGGGCAGCAGCGCCCCGCTCAACGCGCCGCCCCGACGTTCCGCGGAGCAGCGGCCGGCTCTGACGGCTAAGACGAA GCACCCCGGGCACCCAGGCTTTCGGAAGATGCTCCCAGTGGCCGTGTGGGTGGCCCTGCTGGGCTGCCTGCAGGCCCAGGAGCTCCAGGGACACGTCTCCATAATCCTGCTGGgagcaactggggacctggccaagaAGTACCTGTGGCAGGGCCTGTTCCAGCTGTACCTGGACGAGGCAGGGAAGGGCCATCATTTTAGCTTCCACGGGGCTGCTCTGACAGCCCCCGAGCAGGGCCAAGGGGTCCTGGCCAAGGTCCTGGAGTCCCTCTCCTGCCCCAAGGATGTGGCGCCTGATCGCTGTGCTGAACTCAAGGGCCAGTTCCAGCGACTGAGCCAGTACCGCCAGCTGAAGACCCCTGAGGACTACCTGGCCCTGAGCAAGGACATTGAGGCGCTGGTCCAGCGGGAGGGCCTCCGGGAGGCCGGCCGGATTTTCTACTTCTCGGTGCCCCCCTTCGCCTACGCGGACATCGCCCGGAGCATCAACAGCAGCTGCCGGCCGGGCCCCGACGCCTGGCTGCGGGTCGTGCTGGAGAAACCCTTCGGCCATGACTACCTCTCAGCCCAGCAGCTGGCCGAGGAGCTCGGGAGCTTCTTCCAGGAGGAGGAGATGTACCGGGTGGACCATTACCTGGGCAAGCAG GCCGTGGCTCAGATCCTGCCCTTCCGGGACCAGAACCGCAAGGCCCTGGACGGCCTCTGGAATCGGCACCACGTGGAGCGGGTGGAGGTCGTGCTGAAAGAGACGCTGGACGCCGAAG GCCGCACCAGCTTCTACGAGGAGTACGGGGTCATTCGCGACGTCCTGCAGAACCACCTGACCGAGATCCTGACGCTGGTGGCCATGGAGCTGCCGCGCGACGCCAGCAGCTCGACGGCCGTGCTGCAGCACAAGCTGCAGGCCTTCCGGGCGCTGCGGGGCCTGCGGAGGGGCAGCGCCGTCCTGGGCCAGTACCAGGCGTACAGCGAGCAGGTGCGCCGGGAGCTGCACAAGCCGGACGGCTTCCAGAGCCTGACGCCGACCTTCGCAG GCATCCTGGTTCACGTGGACAACCTGCGCTGGGAGGGCGTCCCCTTCATCCTGATGTCGGGCAAAGCCTTGGACGAGAGAGTGGGCTACGTCCGGGTCTTGTTCAAGAACCGGGCGTTCTGTGCCCAGAGCGAGAAGCAGTGGGTGGGGGACCGGAGCCGGTGCCTGCCCCAGCAGATCGTCTTCTACATCGGCCACGGCGAGCTGGGCAGCCCGGCCGTGCTGGTCAGCCGGACCCTGTTCCGGCCCACCCTGCCCGCCGGCAGCTGGAAGGAGCTGGAGGCCCGGCCGGGGCTCCAACTCTTTGGCCACCCTCTGTCGGATTTCTACGCCTACGGCCCCGTGCGGGAGCAGGACGCCTACTCCACCCTCATATCGCACATCTTCCGCGGCCGCAAGGACTCCTTCATCACCACGGAGAACCTGCTGGCCTCCTGGGTCTTCTGGACGCCCCTGCTGGAGGGCCTGGCCCACGAGGCCCCGCGCCTCTACCCGGGGGGCGCGGAGAACGGGCACCTGCTGGACTTCGAGTTCCGCGGCAGCGAGCTGGCCTTCTGCCTGCAGCAGCCCGAGCAGCTGGTGCCGGGGCCGGGCTCCGCGCCGCCGCGGCCCAGTGACTTCCAGGTCCTCCAGGCCACGTACCGGGACAGCCCCCTGGTCTCGGCCTGGCCCGAGGAGCTGATCGCGAAGCTGGCCGACGACATCGAGGCCGCGGCGGCGAAGGCGGTGCAGCGCTTCGGCCAGTTCCACCTGGCGCTGTCGGGCGGCTCCAGCCCTGTCGCCCTGTTCCAGCAGCTGGCCGCCGGGCACTACGGCTTCCCCTGGGCCCACACGCACCTGTGGCTGGTGGACGAGCGCTGCGTCCCGCCCTGGGACCCCGAGTCCAACTTCCAGGGCCTGCAGACGCACCTGCTGCGGCACGTCTGGGTGCCCCACTACAACGTCCACCCCATGCCCGTGCACCTGCGCCAGCGGCTGTGCGCCGAGGAGGACCGGGGTGCCCAGGCCTACGCCGAGGAGATCTCGGCCCTGGTCACCAACGGCAGCTTCGACCTGGTGCTGCTGGGCATGGGCACCGACGGGCACAcggcctccctcttcccccagtcGCCCACCGGCCTGGACGGCGAGCAGCTGGTCGTGCTGACCGAGAGCCCCGTCAAGCCGCACCACCGCATGAGCCTCAGCCTGCCCCTCATCAACCGCGCCAGGAAGGTGGCGGTCCTGGTCATGGGCAAGCTGAAGCGTGACATCACCCTGCTGGTGAGCCGCGTGGGCCGCCAGCCCAAGAAGTGGCCCATCTCAGGCGTCCTGCCTGATTCTGGTCAGCTGGTGTGGTACATGGACTACGAGGCATTTCTGGGATGA
- the H6PD gene encoding GDH/6PGL endoplasmic bifunctional protein isoform X2, which yields MLPVAVWVALLGCLQAQELQGHVSIILLGATGDLAKKYLWQGLFQLYLDEAGKGHHFSFHGAALTAPEQGQGVLAKVLESLSCPKDVAPDRCAELKGQFQRLSQYRQLKTPEDYLALSKDIEALVQREGLREAGRIFYFSVPPFAYADIARSINSSCRPGPDAWLRVVLEKPFGHDYLSAQQLAEELGSFFQEEEMYRVDHYLGKQAVAQILPFRDQNRKALDGLWNRHHVERVEVVLKETLDAEGRTSFYEEYGVIRDVLQNHLTEILTLVAMELPRDASSSTAVLQHKLQAFRALRGLRRGSAVLGQYQAYSEQVRRELHKPDGFQSLTPTFAGILVHVDNLRWEGVPFILMSGKALDERVGYVRVLFKNRAFCAQSEKQWVGDRSRCLPQQIVFYIGHGELGSPAVLVSRTLFRPTLPAGSWKELEARPGLQLFGHPLSDFYAYGPVREQDAYSTLISHIFRGRKDSFITTENLLASWVFWTPLLEGLAHEAPRLYPGGAENGHLLDFEFRGSELAFCLQQPEQLVPGPGSAPPRPSDFQVLQATYRDSPLVSAWPEELIAKLADDIEAAAAKAVQRFGQFHLALSGGSSPVALFQQLAAGHYGFPWAHTHLWLVDERCVPPWDPESNFQGLQTHLLRHVWVPHYNVHPMPVHLRQRLCAEEDRGAQAYAEEISALVTNGSFDLVLLGMGTDGHTASLFPQSPTGLDGEQLVVLTESPVKPHHRMSLSLPLINRARKVAVLVMGKLKRDITLLVSRVGRQPKKWPISGVLPDSGQLVWYMDYEAFLG from the exons ATGCTCCCAGTGGCCGTGTGGGTGGCCCTGCTGGGCTGCCTGCAGGCCCAGGAGCTCCAGGGACACGTCTCCATAATCCTGCTGGgagcaactggggacctggccaagaAGTACCTGTGGCAGGGCCTGTTCCAGCTGTACCTGGACGAGGCAGGGAAGGGCCATCATTTTAGCTTCCACGGGGCTGCTCTGACAGCCCCCGAGCAGGGCCAAGGGGTCCTGGCCAAGGTCCTGGAGTCCCTCTCCTGCCCCAAGGATGTGGCGCCTGATCGCTGTGCTGAACTCAAGGGCCAGTTCCAGCGACTGAGCCAGTACCGCCAGCTGAAGACCCCTGAGGACTACCTGGCCCTGAGCAAGGACATTGAGGCGCTGGTCCAGCGGGAGGGCCTCCGGGAGGCCGGCCGGATTTTCTACTTCTCGGTGCCCCCCTTCGCCTACGCGGACATCGCCCGGAGCATCAACAGCAGCTGCCGGCCGGGCCCCGACGCCTGGCTGCGGGTCGTGCTGGAGAAACCCTTCGGCCATGACTACCTCTCAGCCCAGCAGCTGGCCGAGGAGCTCGGGAGCTTCTTCCAGGAGGAGGAGATGTACCGGGTGGACCATTACCTGGGCAAGCAG GCCGTGGCTCAGATCCTGCCCTTCCGGGACCAGAACCGCAAGGCCCTGGACGGCCTCTGGAATCGGCACCACGTGGAGCGGGTGGAGGTCGTGCTGAAAGAGACGCTGGACGCCGAAG GCCGCACCAGCTTCTACGAGGAGTACGGGGTCATTCGCGACGTCCTGCAGAACCACCTGACCGAGATCCTGACGCTGGTGGCCATGGAGCTGCCGCGCGACGCCAGCAGCTCGACGGCCGTGCTGCAGCACAAGCTGCAGGCCTTCCGGGCGCTGCGGGGCCTGCGGAGGGGCAGCGCCGTCCTGGGCCAGTACCAGGCGTACAGCGAGCAGGTGCGCCGGGAGCTGCACAAGCCGGACGGCTTCCAGAGCCTGACGCCGACCTTCGCAG GCATCCTGGTTCACGTGGACAACCTGCGCTGGGAGGGCGTCCCCTTCATCCTGATGTCGGGCAAAGCCTTGGACGAGAGAGTGGGCTACGTCCGGGTCTTGTTCAAGAACCGGGCGTTCTGTGCCCAGAGCGAGAAGCAGTGGGTGGGGGACCGGAGCCGGTGCCTGCCCCAGCAGATCGTCTTCTACATCGGCCACGGCGAGCTGGGCAGCCCGGCCGTGCTGGTCAGCCGGACCCTGTTCCGGCCCACCCTGCCCGCCGGCAGCTGGAAGGAGCTGGAGGCCCGGCCGGGGCTCCAACTCTTTGGCCACCCTCTGTCGGATTTCTACGCCTACGGCCCCGTGCGGGAGCAGGACGCCTACTCCACCCTCATATCGCACATCTTCCGCGGCCGCAAGGACTCCTTCATCACCACGGAGAACCTGCTGGCCTCCTGGGTCTTCTGGACGCCCCTGCTGGAGGGCCTGGCCCACGAGGCCCCGCGCCTCTACCCGGGGGGCGCGGAGAACGGGCACCTGCTGGACTTCGAGTTCCGCGGCAGCGAGCTGGCCTTCTGCCTGCAGCAGCCCGAGCAGCTGGTGCCGGGGCCGGGCTCCGCGCCGCCGCGGCCCAGTGACTTCCAGGTCCTCCAGGCCACGTACCGGGACAGCCCCCTGGTCTCGGCCTGGCCCGAGGAGCTGATCGCGAAGCTGGCCGACGACATCGAGGCCGCGGCGGCGAAGGCGGTGCAGCGCTTCGGCCAGTTCCACCTGGCGCTGTCGGGCGGCTCCAGCCCTGTCGCCCTGTTCCAGCAGCTGGCCGCCGGGCACTACGGCTTCCCCTGGGCCCACACGCACCTGTGGCTGGTGGACGAGCGCTGCGTCCCGCCCTGGGACCCCGAGTCCAACTTCCAGGGCCTGCAGACGCACCTGCTGCGGCACGTCTGGGTGCCCCACTACAACGTCCACCCCATGCCCGTGCACCTGCGCCAGCGGCTGTGCGCCGAGGAGGACCGGGGTGCCCAGGCCTACGCCGAGGAGATCTCGGCCCTGGTCACCAACGGCAGCTTCGACCTGGTGCTGCTGGGCATGGGCACCGACGGGCACAcggcctccctcttcccccagtcGCCCACCGGCCTGGACGGCGAGCAGCTGGTCGTGCTGACCGAGAGCCCCGTCAAGCCGCACCACCGCATGAGCCTCAGCCTGCCCCTCATCAACCGCGCCAGGAAGGTGGCGGTCCTGGTCATGGGCAAGCTGAAGCGTGACATCACCCTGCTGGTGAGCCGCGTGGGCCGCCAGCCCAAGAAGTGGCCCATCTCAGGCGTCCTGCCTGATTCTGGTCAGCTGGTGTGGTACATGGACTACGAGGCATTTCTGGGATGA